One window of the Chryseobacterium sp. CY350 genome contains the following:
- a CDS encoding sulfurtransferase, whose translation MSPIIFVAELKSLNAEKLIILDARAGKDAYQNHLNKHIKGARFVDLDKDLAEIGVDAAFGGRHPLPSIEKFGKTISFLGISENSHIVIYDDKNGANAAVRAWWMMKAFGIKNVQVLNGGFQEAEKEGLEFSSGEESFDKTEIINRRAWLLPISKLEDVENELIKDSVTVIDVRDSYRYKGESEPIDLVAGHIPGAINIPFYENLDENGYFLKPEILKDKYLKLLQNKSKRLIIHCGSGVTACHTILALDYAGFEIPNLYVGSWSEWSRREGKEIAKDF comes from the coding sequence GTTGCCGAATTAAAAAGTCTTAATGCTGAAAAGTTAATCATTCTTGATGCGCGAGCCGGAAAAGATGCTTATCAAAATCATCTAAATAAACACATCAAAGGAGCAAGGTTTGTAGATTTAGACAAAGATTTAGCAGAAATTGGCGTAGATGCCGCTTTTGGAGGAAGACATCCGCTTCCAAGTATTGAAAAGTTTGGTAAAACAATTTCCTTTTTAGGTATTTCAGAAAATTCTCATATTGTTATTTATGATGATAAAAACGGAGCCAATGCCGCAGTAAGAGCTTGGTGGATGATGAAAGCTTTTGGAATTAAAAATGTGCAGGTTTTAAATGGTGGTTTTCAGGAAGCAGAAAAAGAAGGACTAGAATTTTCATCGGGCGAAGAAAGTTTTGATAAAACTGAAATCATTAACAGAAGAGCATGGCTTCTTCCAATTTCTAAGTTGGAAGATGTTGAAAATGAATTGATAAAAGATTCTGTAACGGTGATCGACGTACGAGATTCTTATCGATATAAAGGAGAGTCTGAGCCAATTGATTTAGTTGCGGGACATATTCCGGGAGCAATCAATATTCCCTTCTACGAAAATTTAGATGAGAATGGATATTTCCTCAAACCTGAAATTTTAAAAGATAAATATTTAAAATTACTACAAAACAAATCTAAAAGATTAATCATTCACTGTGGTTCCGGAGTTACTGCGTGTCATACAATTCTGGCTCTTGATTATGCCGGTTTTGAAATTCCGAATCTGTATGTGGGTTCGTGGAGCGAATGGAGCAGAAGAGAAGGAAAAGAAATTGCGAAAGATTTTTAA
- a CDS encoding SUF system Fe-S cluster assembly protein, which translates to MNFTDDQIADIGEEIIRVLKTVYDPEIPVDIYELGLIYDVQISEEADVKIVMTLTSPNCPVAESLPQEVKDKVKQVENVKEVDLELTFEPTWNKDMMSEEAKFELGML; encoded by the coding sequence ATGAACTTTACAGACGATCAAATCGCCGACATTGGTGAAGAAATTATAAGAGTACTGAAAACCGTTTACGACCCAGAAATCCCTGTGGATATTTACGAATTAGGATTGATTTATGACGTTCAGATTTCGGAAGAAGCCGATGTGAAAATCGTCATGACGTTAACGAGTCCGAATTGTCCCGTTGCGGAAAGTCTTCCACAAGAGGTAAAAGACAAAGTGAAACAGGTGGAAAATGTGAAGGAAGTAGATCTTGAGCTTACTTTTGAACCAACCTGGAACAAAGATATGATGAGTGAAGAGGCAAAATTTGAGCTGGGAATGCTCTAA
- a CDS encoding 3'-5' exonuclease: MIQNISLEKVLFLDIETVPNSGSWEELSETEQKLWDKKTKFQRKDEISPEDFYERAGIMAEFGKIICITIGMLEKNETLRIKSFAGDDEKKILKEFGELFNSPRLRDVILCAHNGKEFDFPWIARRFLINGMQPPTPFQMYGKKPWEIPHLDTMELWKFGDYKSFISLELLAHVFGIPTPKDDIDGSMVSSIYYIEKDLQRIVDYCEKDVLTLANIFRRMRQEDLLQRNINLD; encoded by the coding sequence ATGATACAAAATATTTCTTTAGAAAAAGTTTTATTCCTTGATATTGAGACGGTTCCGAACTCTGGTTCATGGGAAGAGCTCTCTGAAACTGAACAGAAACTTTGGGATAAAAAAACAAAATTTCAGCGAAAAGATGAAATTTCGCCAGAAGATTTCTACGAAAGAGCCGGAATTATGGCAGAATTTGGAAAAATCATCTGCATCACGATAGGAATGCTTGAAAAGAATGAAACTTTACGAATAAAAAGCTTCGCTGGCGATGATGAGAAGAAGATTTTGAAGGAATTTGGTGAATTGTTCAACAGCCCTAGACTTCGAGATGTTATTCTCTGTGCCCACAATGGAAAAGAATTCGACTTTCCGTGGATTGCAAGACGTTTTCTGATTAACGGAATGCAGCCTCCAACACCATTTCAAATGTACGGAAAGAAGCCTTGGGAAATCCCACATCTCGACACAATGGAATTGTGGAAATTCGGAGATTATAAAAGTTTCATTTCTCTAGAATTATTGGCTCATGTTTTCGGGATCCCAACGCCGAAAGACGACATCGACGGCTCAATGGTTTCATCAATCTACTACATAGAAAAAGACTTGCAGCGAATAGTTGACTATTGTGAAAAAGATGTCTTAACTTTGGCAAACATTTTCCGACGTATGCGTCAGGAAGATTTATTGCAGAGAAATATCAATTTAGATTAA
- a CDS encoding tRNA-binding protein, which translates to MNIKPEISWTDFEKIDVRSGTIISVNDFEKAKNPFYQLEIDFGDLGIKKSSAQITTLYKKEELIGKQIVAVVNFPKKQIANFFSECLVLGIYGDDPKDVIILSPSLPTKNGMQVG; encoded by the coding sequence ATGAACATAAAACCAGAAATATCGTGGACTGATTTTGAAAAAATTGACGTCAGATCCGGAACAATTATTTCCGTGAATGATTTTGAAAAAGCAAAAAATCCTTTCTATCAGCTGGAAATTGATTTTGGAGATTTAGGAATTAAAAAATCATCTGCTCAGATTACAACGCTCTATAAAAAAGAAGAATTAATCGGAAAACAAATTGTAGCCGTCGTGAATTTTCCCAAAAAACAAATCGCCAATTTTTTCAGCGAATGCCTCGTCTTGGGCATTTATGGTGACGATCCAAAAGATGTTATCATTTTATCACCTTCTCTACCCACAAAAAACGGAATGCAGGTTGGATAA
- a CDS encoding YifB family Mg chelatase-like AAA ATPase, with protein sequence MLIKIYGSAIFGVSAQTITIEVNIDTGGIGYHLVGLPDNAIKESSYRISAALKNVGFKIPGKKITINMAPADLRKEGAAYDLSIAMGILVASDQIVADNIQDYIIMGELSLDGSLHPIRGVLPIAIQAREEGFKGIILPKQNTREAAIVNNLDVYGVENIKEVIDFFNEGKPLEKVVLDTRKEFQDKINSFPFDFSEVKGQETAKRAMEVAAAGGHNIILIGPPGSGKTMLAKRVPSILPPLTLKEALETTKIHSVAGKMGTETSLMTVRPFRSPHHTISDVALVGGGSYPQPGEISLAHNGVLFLDEMPEFKRTVLEVMRQPLEDREVTISRARFTVNYPSSFMLVASMNPSPSGYFPDDPNNTSSVFEMQRYMNKLSGPLLDRIDIHVEVQKVEFEQLAEKRKGEKSEDIRKRVLIAREIQNERYKDLSISYNAQIGSRELEKFCELDDASFNLIKLAMEKLNLSARAYDRILKVARTIADLEESENILSHHISEAIQYRSLDREFWNV encoded by the coding sequence ATGCTGATTAAAATATACGGAAGCGCCATCTTCGGTGTTTCTGCACAAACAATTACCATTGAAGTAAATATTGATACTGGTGGTATTGGTTATCATCTTGTAGGTCTTCCCGATAATGCGATTAAAGAAAGCAGTTACAGAATATCTGCAGCTTTGAAAAATGTGGGCTTCAAAATTCCCGGAAAAAAAATTACCATCAATATGGCTCCTGCAGATCTCAGGAAAGAAGGCGCAGCTTACGATCTGAGCATCGCAATGGGGATTTTAGTGGCTTCAGATCAGATCGTTGCAGATAATATTCAGGATTACATCATCATGGGCGAGCTTTCTCTGGATGGAAGTCTGCATCCGATAAGAGGCGTTCTGCCGATTGCTATCCAAGCACGAGAAGAAGGTTTTAAAGGAATTATTTTACCTAAACAAAACACGAGAGAAGCCGCGATTGTCAATAATCTTGATGTTTATGGTGTTGAAAATATCAAAGAAGTTATCGACTTTTTTAATGAAGGAAAACCTCTTGAGAAAGTAGTTTTAGATACCCGAAAAGAATTTCAGGATAAGATCAATAGTTTTCCGTTTGATTTTTCTGAAGTGAAAGGCCAGGAAACCGCCAAACGAGCAATGGAAGTTGCAGCAGCAGGCGGACATAATATTATTCTCATCGGGCCACCCGGAAGTGGAAAAACGATGTTGGCAAAACGTGTTCCCAGTATTTTGCCGCCTCTTACTTTAAAGGAAGCATTAGAAACCACAAAAATACATTCTGTTGCCGGAAAAATGGGAACAGAAACTTCGCTCATGACGGTTCGTCCTTTCCGTTCACCTCATCATACCATTTCAGACGTTGCACTTGTAGGCGGTGGAAGTTATCCTCAACCGGGAGAAATTTCACTGGCGCATAACGGAGTTTTATTTCTTGACGAAATGCCGGAGTTTAAGAGAACGGTTCTTGAAGTGATGCGGCAGCCTTTGGAAGATCGTGAAGTGACGATTTCCAGAGCGAGGTTTACCGTGAATTATCCTTCGAGTTTTATGCTAGTTGCTTCAATGAATCCCAGCCCAAGTGGATATTTTCCTGATGATCCGAATAATACTTCTTCTGTTTTTGAGATGCAGCGCTATATGAATAAACTGTCGGGACCACTTTTAGACCGAATTGATATTCATGTAGAAGTACAGAAAGTTGAGTTTGAGCAATTAGCCGAAAAAAGAAAAGGTGAAAAAAGTGAAGACATCAGAAAACGTGTTTTGATTGCCCGTGAGATTCAGAACGAACGATATAAAGATCTGTCAATCAGTTATAATGCTCAAATTGGTTCGCGAGAATTAGAAAAGTTTTGCGAATTAGATGATGCTTCATTTAACCTCATCAAATTGGCAATGGAAAAACTGAATCTTTCTGCAAGAGCTTACGACAGGATTCTAAAAGTAGCCAGAACAATTGCTGATCTTGAAGAATCTGAAAATATTTTGTCACATCATATTTCTGAAGCGATACAGTACAGAAGTTTGGATCGTGAGTTTTGGAATGTGTAA
- a CDS encoding S46 family peptidase yields the protein MKRIFLLFTFLLGFAQMRADEGMWLLMLIKRLNGVDMQKEGLHLTPEEIYSVNNSSLKDAIVSFGGFCTGEIVSDKGLIFTNHHCGYGAVAAASTPSKDYLKNGFWAMKEKDEFNAKDLYVRFLVRMDDASQRINSKLNNNMTAAERKAVIDAETKAIQTENSENGKYTVVVRDFFNGNEFYFFVYQDYKDIRLVGAPPSALGKYGGDTDNWEWPRHTADFTVFRVYADAAGNPAEFAPTNVPLKPKHFLPVSLKGIKPGDFSMILGYPGRTNRYLTSYGINQMVSKDYPAWVETSKLAMDVMKKYMDKDKTTQLAYASQYASVANYWKNRQGTIDAVIKNGTIQDKQNIEKTYRQWSAQPGNEMYDDVLQQIATYYKQVSDRNVERNYASLLTRNAKYIALAYQLAPALDAYAKQDMAGRLAMKPKVEAAIKDAYDNINPELEGEMLNSLVNLYKTRVKEDVASPTIMALDANNLSTVAFSSLFANKTSVTNYVLNPDRLKLDADPLLKIAKGIAEDQRVSGERFVKIDDNFAKNNRLFLAGLMKAMPEKKFYPDANSTMRLTYGTIDTLPIREDRNYFGVTDNYYTTMEGLVGKYKAGDEEFDLPQRVLALQGAKDYGMYADKAGYLPVNFLSNNDITGGNSGSPVIDGDGNLIGIAFDGNSEALSGDIVFEDKWQKTISVDIRFVLWTIDKYAGARRIVDELKLVKDENTPADTGASKIRNAAPTKKKKK from the coding sequence ATGAAAAGAATATTTTTACTATTCACTTTCTTGTTGGGTTTTGCTCAAATGAGGGCAGACGAAGGGATGTGGCTGTTGATGCTCATCAAAAGACTTAACGGTGTCGATATGCAGAAAGAAGGTCTGCACCTTACACCAGAAGAGATTTATTCTGTAAACAATTCTAGTCTTAAAGATGCGATCGTAAGCTTTGGAGGATTCTGTACAGGTGAGATCGTTTCAGACAAAGGATTGATCTTCACCAATCACCACTGTGGATACGGTGCTGTAGCAGCGGCTTCTACACCGTCAAAAGATTACCTGAAAAACGGTTTCTGGGCAATGAAGGAAAAAGACGAGTTTAATGCAAAAGATCTTTATGTAAGATTTTTAGTAAGAATGGATGACGCTTCGCAAAGAATAAATTCTAAATTAAACAACAACATGACTGCAGCTGAAAGAAAAGCTGTGATCGATGCTGAAACAAAAGCAATTCAGACAGAAAATTCTGAAAACGGAAAATATACCGTTGTTGTAAGAGATTTCTTCAACGGAAATGAATTTTATTTTTTCGTTTATCAGGATTATAAAGATATCAGATTGGTAGGCGCACCACCATCAGCTTTAGGAAAATACGGTGGAGATACCGATAACTGGGAATGGCCGAGACACACAGCAGATTTTACCGTTTTCAGAGTATATGCTGATGCGGCAGGAAATCCTGCCGAATTTGCGCCGACAAATGTTCCTTTGAAACCAAAACACTTTTTACCTGTTTCTCTAAAAGGAATTAAGCCTGGAGATTTCTCAATGATCTTGGGTTATCCGGGAAGAACAAACCGTTATCTTACTTCGTACGGAATCAACCAAATGGTTTCTAAAGATTATCCGGCTTGGGTAGAAACTTCTAAACTGGCAATGGACGTTATGAAGAAGTACATGGATAAGGATAAAACCACTCAGTTGGCATATGCTTCACAATATGCTTCTGTAGCCAACTACTGGAAAAACAGACAGGGAACAATTGATGCTGTTATTAAAAACGGCACGATACAAGACAAGCAAAATATAGAAAAGACATACAGACAGTGGTCTGCGCAACCAGGCAACGAAATGTATGATGATGTTTTGCAACAAATTGCTACTTATTACAAGCAGGTTTCTGACAGAAATGTTGAAAGAAATTATGCATCTCTTCTTACCAGAAATGCAAAATATATTGCTCTAGCTTACCAATTGGCTCCGGCTCTTGATGCGTATGCAAAACAAGATATGGCAGGAAGATTGGCAATGAAACCTAAAGTAGAAGCGGCAATAAAAGACGCATACGACAACATTAACCCTGAATTAGAAGGAGAAATGCTGAATTCTTTGGTAAACCTTTACAAAACAAGGGTAAAAGAAGATGTTGCTTCGCCAACGATTATGGCATTAGATGCCAATAACTTGTCAACTGTTGCATTTTCTTCATTATTTGCAAATAAAACATCTGTAACCAACTATGTTTTAAACCCTGATCGTTTAAAATTAGATGCAGATCCTTTGTTGAAAATTGCAAAAGGTATCGCAGAAGATCAGAGAGTTTCTGGTGAAAGATTTGTAAAAATTGATGATAATTTTGCTAAAAACAACCGTCTTTTCTTAGCCGGATTAATGAAAGCAATGCCAGAGAAAAAATTCTATCCGGATGCAAACTCTACAATGAGATTGACTTACGGAACAATTGACACTTTACCAATCAGAGAAGACAGAAACTACTTTGGTGTTACTGATAACTATTACACAACAATGGAAGGTTTGGTAGGTAAATACAAAGCTGGTGACGAAGAATTTGATCTTCCTCAGAGAGTGCTTGCACTTCAGGGAGCAAAGGACTACGGAATGTATGCGGACAAAGCAGGTTATCTTCCTGTAAACTTCTTGTCAAATAATGACATCACAGGTGGAAACTCTGGCTCTCCCGTAATTGACGGAGACGGAAACCTTATCGGAATCGCATTTGACGGAAACAGTGAAGCTCTAAGTGGTGACATTGTTTTTGAAGACAAATGGCAGAAGACGATCAGTGTAGACATTCGTTTCGTTCTTTGGACGATCGACAAATATGCTGGTGCAAGAAGAATCGTAGATGAGTTGAAACTTGTGAAAGATGAAAATACTCCTGCTGATACAGGCGCATCTAAAATCAGAAATGCAGCTCCTACAAAAAAGAAAAAGAAATAA
- a CDS encoding META domain-containing protein produces the protein MKNIILGFFTVFILTMVLNCSATKVNNQHYQREWMMVSFDQFTKQQLMENGAEINLTGEKSGNQIKGTATMGCNKIFFLAELKNNGKIKFSEIGSTEMACKNMELENAFMKKFGSMKNYLIEGHRLTLSDDKGSEMKFIAADWD, from the coding sequence ATGAAAAACATTATTTTGGGTTTTTTTACCGTTTTCATTTTAACAATGGTTTTAAATTGTTCAGCAACAAAGGTTAACAATCAGCATTATCAGAGAGAATGGATGATGGTTTCGTTTGACCAATTTACCAAACAACAGCTGATGGAAAATGGGGCAGAAATTAATCTGACCGGAGAGAAATCTGGTAATCAGATAAAAGGAACTGCGACAATGGGTTGCAACAAAATTTTCTTTTTAGCTGAATTAAAAAATAACGGTAAAATAAAATTTTCAGAAATTGGAAGTACCGAAATGGCGTGTAAAAATATGGAACTGGAAAATGCTTTTATGAAAAAATTCGGGAGCATGAAAAATTATTTAATCGAAGGGCATCGACTGACACTTTCCGATGATAAAGGAAGTGAAATGAAATTTATCGCAGCCGATTGGGACTAA
- a CDS encoding beta strand repeat-containing protein has translation MKKVLLTAGIILGSHFVSAQVPEKMSYQAVMRNTTGQLLANQNIGVKVSILQGSPAGTLVYSERLTGTTNVNGLISLEIGTGTVLSGTYATINWPSGNYYLKTETDPTGGTSYTITGTSQLLSVPYAMYAKSSGSSGGGFTLPYTATVNNASNLFSITNDGDGTSLEGNNNTTTSSIAAVRGTVTNVAPGGFSSGVRGINNGTGGLGVGVWGSQNGSGWGVYGVTPSGLGVYGNSSGSGYGVYANSNTGTALNATSTSGIAANFSISNNANNSNVINANTLGSGTVINVSTTGTGIGILSNSGNGFAVHGITSSQSSAGVIADNNGAGEAVVGRTTSDIAGAVVGRNDGGGYGLHGFVSTNTSGTGIGVYGRVGLNNSKGRAGRFQNFLATNDRNTFEVESNSNGNIPDNTQGNVSSFLSNNTNSVSAAVRGEVKTIYGNFGAAGIFGVSSGTGGFAGLFYSSNVSGNGRALVALNDGNGDAIVANVGKDGDAVEANVDGTGRAIYGWVPTFSTGKAAEFKNFNTSNTSTALSSTTLGNGIAGDFFVDNTNGTSPAVKGKVNSQFSNFGTAGVYGEAAGTGGFGGLFYASHATGNAPAVIALANGNGNGVTANAKNAGDGVEATVDGTGSAIYGWVPNFGTGRAGYFRNFNTANSQAVVSVTNVGTGTGIFVNHTGASGNLAVFQSGSANVARISKTGTGFFNGGTQNSGADLAEVFDVEGNISEYEMGDVLVISTSSDRAVEKSSKPYSTLVSGVYATKPGVLLTEENVDADLSGKVQMGVIGVIPTKVCLEGGKIKRGDLLVTSSKPGVAMKANPKKVKIGQVLGKALQDYDQISIGKIKVLVNIK, from the coding sequence ATGAAAAAAGTTTTACTCACCGCAGGAATCATTCTAGGCAGCCATTTTGTTTCGGCGCAGGTTCCGGAAAAAATGAGCTATCAGGCTGTAATGCGAAATACAACCGGACAGTTGCTTGCCAATCAAAACATCGGAGTTAAAGTAAGTATACTGCAAGGTTCGCCCGCAGGAACATTAGTTTATTCTGAAAGACTTACGGGAACAACCAACGTGAATGGCCTCATCAGTCTGGAAATAGGAACCGGAACCGTACTTTCCGGAACATATGCAACCATCAACTGGCCATCAGGAAATTATTATTTAAAAACAGAAACAGATCCTACGGGAGGAACTTCTTATACAATCACAGGTACAAGCCAACTTTTAAGCGTGCCTTATGCAATGTATGCCAAATCGTCGGGAAGTTCGGGGGGAGGTTTCACTTTGCCTTATACAGCAACCGTTAATAATGCTTCAAATCTTTTCTCTATAACAAACGATGGTGATGGGACTTCTCTGGAAGGAAACAACAATACAACAACTTCAAGCATTGCAGCAGTAAGAGGAACAGTTACCAATGTAGCTCCGGGTGGATTTTCTTCCGGTGTTCGGGGAATAAATAACGGCACCGGAGGTTTGGGCGTTGGTGTTTGGGGAAGCCAAAACGGAAGTGGATGGGGCGTTTACGGAGTTACACCTTCAGGATTAGGAGTTTACGGAAATTCTTCAGGATCAGGATATGGAGTTTATGCAAACAGCAATACAGGAACAGCATTAAACGCAACAAGTACGAGCGGAATTGCTGCAAATTTTTCAATATCAAACAATGCAAACAACAGTAATGTTATCAATGCCAATACTTTAGGAAGCGGAACAGTTATCAATGTTTCAACCACAGGAACAGGAATTGGGATTTTAAGCAATTCAGGAAACGGCTTTGCAGTGCACGGCATTACAAGCTCGCAGAGTTCTGCCGGAGTTATCGCCGACAATAACGGCGCCGGTGAAGCAGTTGTAGGAAGAACCACAAGTGATATCGCAGGAGCTGTAGTGGGGAGAAATGATGGCGGAGGTTATGGATTACATGGTTTCGTATCAACAAACACATCCGGAACAGGAATTGGCGTATACGGACGAGTTGGTCTCAACAACAGCAAAGGTCGGGCAGGAAGATTTCAAAACTTCTTAGCAACCAATGACAGAAATACTTTTGAAGTAGAATCTAACAGCAACGGAAACATTCCGGACAATACTCAAGGAAATGTTTCTTCTTTTTTATCCAATAATACAAACAGTGTAAGCGCGGCAGTGAGAGGCGAAGTAAAAACGATCTACGGAAACTTCGGAGCGGCTGGGATTTTTGGCGTTTCCTCAGGCACAGGAGGGTTTGCTGGTTTATTCTACTCTTCAAATGTCTCCGGAAACGGACGTGCTTTAGTTGCTTTAAATGATGGCAATGGTGACGCGATTGTTGCCAATGTAGGAAAAGATGGCGATGCCGTCGAAGCAAATGTAGACGGTACAGGCCGTGCAATTTACGGTTGGGTTCCAACTTTTAGCACCGGGAAGGCGGCAGAATTTAAAAATTTTAATACCTCAAATACTTCTACAGCACTTTCGTCAACAACACTGGGAAATGGTATCGCAGGAGATTTTTTCGTTGATAACACCAATGGAACATCACCGGCTGTGAAAGGAAAAGTAAATTCTCAATTCTCAAACTTTGGAACTGCCGGAGTTTACGGCGAAGCTGCCGGAACCGGTGGATTTGGTGGGTTATTTTATGCCAGTCATGCCACAGGAAATGCGCCCGCGGTAATCGCACTTGCCAACGGAAACGGAAATGGTGTTACCGCAAATGCTAAAAATGCCGGAGATGGTGTAGAAGCAACGGTTGACGGAACCGGAAGTGCAATTTACGGTTGGGTTCCTAATTTTGGAACTGGCAGAGCTGGTTATTTCAGAAACTTTAATACCGCAAATTCTCAGGCAGTGGTTTCTGTTACCAATGTCGGAACAGGAACAGGAATTTTTGTCAATCATACCGGAGCTTCAGGAAACCTCGCAGTTTTTCAAAGTGGGTCTGCCAATGTTGCCAGAATCAGTAAAACAGGAACAGGCTTTTTTAATGGCGGTACACAAAACAGCGGTGCCGATTTAGCTGAAGTTTTTGATGTAGAAGGAAATATTTCTGAATACGAAATGGGAGACGTTTTAGTAATCTCAACTTCAAGTGACAGAGCGGTAGAAAAATCATCAAAACCATATTCTACTTTAGTGTCAGGAGTTTATGCTACAAAACCGGGCGTTCTTTTAACGGAAGAAAATGTAGATGCAGATCTGTCTGGTAAAGTTCAGATGGGTGTGATTGGAGTGATTCCTACAAAAGTTTGCCTTGAAGGCGGAAAAATAAAAAGAGGTGATCTTTTGGTAACCTCATCAAAACCAGGAGTTGCCATGAAAGCCAATCCTAAAAAAGTAAAAATAGGACAGGTTTTGGGAAAAGCACTTCAGGACTATGATCAAATCTCGATCGGAAAAATAAAAGTATTAGTTAACATTAAATAA
- a CDS encoding T9SS type A sorting domain-containing protein, whose amino-acid sequence MRKIFIYGSILIFCLAAKVNAQKATVAAGSNGTGSNGSVSYSVGQIDFTSKGANDQMIEGVQQAYEIITLSTSETSGEDQKDILLYPNPFKDFLFVDFTTNDYRNSEFQLFDSSGKLLKRDTIKESKSEFNFSELPSAMYIIRIDQNSKNIKTFKIIKK is encoded by the coding sequence ATGAGAAAAATTTTCATCTATGGCTCCATTTTGATTTTTTGTCTGGCAGCAAAAGTGAATGCACAAAAAGCAACTGTCGCAGCAGGATCAAACGGAACAGGCAGCAACGGCTCTGTATCTTACAGTGTGGGGCAGATTGATTTCACATCGAAAGGCGCTAACGATCAAATGATTGAAGGCGTGCAGCAAGCCTATGAAATCATCACTTTGTCTACTTCAGAAACTTCCGGGGAAGACCAGAAAGACATCTTATTGTATCCGAATCCATTCAAAGATTTTTTGTTTGTGGATTTTACTACAAACGACTACAGAAATTCTGAATTTCAATTATTTGATTCTTCCGGCAAACTTTTAAAACGAGACACAATAAAAGAATCAAAATCAGAATTCAATTTTTCTGAGCTTCCTTCTGCGATGTACATCATCAGAATCGATCAGAATAGCAAAAACATTAAAACATTTAAAATCATTAAAAAATAA
- the hflX gene encoding GTPase HflX, translating into MLEKKIHNYERAVLVGVVTQNQSAEKLQEYMDELEFLAFTAGATVDKRFTQNLTQPDSKTFVGSGKAQEIKEYVKENEIGTIIFDDELSPSQLKNLEKEIEVKILDRTNLILDIFAQRAQTSYARTQVELAQYQYLLPRLSKMWSHLDKQKGGIGMRGPGETEIETDRRIIRDRISLLKDKLKTIDKQMATQRTNRGKVVRSALVGYTNVGKSTLMNALSKSDVFAENKLFATLDTTVRKVVIGNLPFLLTDTVGFIRKLPTQLVESFKSTLDEVREADLLIHVVDISHESFEDHIESVNQILMEINAHQKPMIMVFNKIDDFSYEKKDEDDLTPSSNRNVSLDEWKRTWMNKSKHPAVFISAITKENFPEMKRLIYDEVMKIHISRFPYNDFLFEYFENDEDEASEKED; encoded by the coding sequence ATGCTAGAAAAGAAAATACATAATTACGAAAGAGCTGTTTTGGTGGGCGTTGTCACTCAAAATCAAAGTGCAGAAAAACTGCAGGAATATATGGATGAGCTGGAGTTTCTGGCTTTCACTGCAGGTGCTACGGTTGATAAACGTTTTACTCAAAACTTAACTCAGCCAGACTCTAAAACCTTTGTGGGAAGCGGTAAAGCTCAGGAAATCAAAGAATATGTAAAAGAAAATGAGATTGGCACCATTATTTTTGATGATGAATTGTCTCCTTCGCAGCTTAAAAATCTTGAAAAAGAAATTGAAGTAAAAATTCTTGACAGAACGAATCTTATTCTCGATATTTTTGCGCAGAGAGCACAAACTTCTTACGCGAGAACGCAGGTTGAATTGGCACAATACCAATATTTGCTGCCTCGACTGAGCAAAATGTGGTCTCACCTAGATAAGCAAAAAGGGGGAATCGGGATGCGTGGTCCCGGTGAAACGGAAATTGAAACCGATAGAAGGATCATCCGTGACAGAATTTCGTTGTTGAAAGATAAACTGAAAACCATAGATAAGCAAATGGCGACTCAGCGTACAAACCGTGGTAAAGTGGTGCGTTCTGCTTTGGTAGGATACACCAACGTTGGTAAATCTACCTTGATGAATGCTTTGTCGAAATCTGATGTTTTTGCGGAAAATAAATTATTTGCAACGCTGGATACAACCGTAAGAAAAGTAGTTATCGGAAATTTACCTTTCCTTTTGACGGATACGGTAGGTTTCATTAGAAAATTACCTACTCAGTTGGTAGAATCTTTCAAATCTACTTTGGATGAAGTGCGTGAAGCAGATCTTTTGATTCATGTAGTTGATATTTCGCATGAAAGCTTTGAAGATCATATTGAATCTGTGAATCAGATTTTAATGGAAATTAATGCACATCAGAAACCGATGATCATGGTCTTTAATAAAATTGATGATTTCAGCTACGAGAAAAAAGATGAAGACGATCTTACGCCAAGTTCAAACCGAAACGTTTCTTTAGACGAATGGAAAAGAACCTGGATGAACAAATCTAAACATCCTGCTGTTTTCATCTCTGCTATAACGAAAGAAAATTTCCCTGAAATGAAAAGGCTGATCTACGATGAGGTGATGAAAATTCATATCTCAAGATTCCCGTACAATGATTTTCTTTTCGAATATTTTGAAAATGATGAAGATGAAGCGTCTGAAAAAGAAGATTAA